Within the Emticicia oligotrophica DSM 17448 genome, the region TTATAGCTAAACTTAAAGAATTTAGCCCTCCAATTTCCTTATTTCTCCACTTCAATCACTAACTTTGAATTTTAATCAAAAAAAGTTCAAATGTCAGTAATTATTTCTCCAATTTCCGAAAGTTTAAAAACTTTTCTCGAAACAAAAAGTTATTCTAAAATCATAGTATTGACCGATACAAATACAAAGCGTTTTTGTTATCCAGTTATCAAAGATTCTTTACCGAAACACACGGTGATTACTGTAAAAAATGGTGAAGAACACAAGAACTTACAAACCTGTGAAGTAATCTGGTCGGCCATGACTGAGGCTCAACTTGACCGTCATGCTTTGATGATAAATTTAGGTGGAGGTGTAATTGGCGATATGGGAGGCTTTTGTGCCGCAACTTACAAACGTGGTATTGATTTTATTCAAATTCCTACCACTTTGCTTTCGCAAGTAGATGCCAGCGTAGGAGGGAAATTAGGAATTGATTTTCAGGGTTTCAAAAATCATTTAGGTGTTTTTACATTACCCAATGCCGTTTTAATTGACCCTGTATTTTTAGAAACGCTTTCGGAAAGAGAAAAACGTTCTGGTTTTGCTGAAATCTTGAAACATTGCTTGATTCAAGATGGCGATAAATGGCAGGTGATAAGAAAAAGAGATTTAGCCGACCAAGACCTGCCAGATTTAATTGCTCATTCGGTTGAAATTAAGAAAAAAGTTGTTGAGCAAGACCCAACCGAAAAAGGTTTACGTAAAATTCTGAACTTCGGACATACGCTAGGGCATGCAGTAGAAACATTTTTTCTACCAAAAGGCAAAAAAAAGTTACTTCATGGCGAAGCCATTGCAACCGGAATGGTCTGCGAGTCGTATATAGCTTATGAAAGGGGTTTGATTGATGAAAAAACACTCGAACAAATTGAAGAATTTATATTTTCGATATACGGAAAAGTAGAAATGGATGCTGCTGATTTTGATACAATCATTGCATTAACTCAGCAGGATAAAAAGAATAAAGGAAAAGAGGTGAGATTTTCGTTGATTAATGCCGCAGGTAGTTGCTTATATGATATAGTAGTGACAAAAAATGAAATGAAAAAAGCCTTAGAATATTACAAAGGCTGATGAAGAAATGGGTGTAGAAAAATAATTGAATGTTTGCTACCGAAGATGGAAGGCAAAGAGGCGAGATAAAGCAACAAAAACTTGATTTTTTAGAAGAAATTAATTAGTTTTGAATATACTGCAATGGTAGGCTGCTTTCCATTGAGATATTTGTAAGTAGTTGATAGAAAGTCTTTTCATGGTTTTTCCATGGTTTGAAAATCATTTTGTTTAAAAATCAATTCAATTTATAAGCCTTATGAAAAAATTCTATTTATTGTCTGCACTCATTGTTTTAGCATTATCAAGCTGTAATTCTATCAAACTTATGGTCGATAACGATTATAGTTATGAGACCGACTTCACAAAATATCGCACTTACAATTTTCTTAACTGCGAGATTGATACTTCATTTGTATGTACCGAAATTCAAGATGCTATTCGTCGTCAGATGAAAGCTCGTGGCTACAAGGTAGTTGCCGAAGACCCAGGCCTTTTGGTAAGCTACAGTATCATCCGTGACCGTGTAGACTATAAAGGGTATTTCCAACCATCTCTTGAACGTTGGGTGAATCGTTTCGATGGTGATGATACTTATAAAATTCAAAATTTTCATTTTGGCGGTGGAATGATTTTAGTATCACTTTTGGATGCTGAAACGAGTCGACTCATTTGGCGAGGTTATGCTTCGGGGGTATTCAATAAACAGGTGAATAAACCCATAAACTACTATCGCAGCATTGTTCGAAATATTTTCGACCAATACCCACTTTTTGCTGCGGGCGAAAAACCACGTAGGTTAGAAGATTTATAGTAGTCTCTACTATCGCTCATTTCTAATGCTTTTGATATTTACTATCAAAAATAAAGGAATAAAAAAACCGTAAATCAAGATGAAGAAACTACTATTATTTATCATAACAGGGGTTTTAATGAGTAGTTGTATGAGAGTATTTGTAGAAAATGATTACCGCTACTCAACTCAGTTTAAGAAATATAAAACCTACGCTTTTGTTGATTGTGAACGTGATACGAATATTCTGTGTGAAGATGTACAACAGGCAATTCAGTATCAGATGCGTGCTCGTGGTTATGAGTTTAACGCTCAAAAACCCAATATTTTTGTCAATTTTTCAATTTATTATGACCGTCTGAAATACAAGGGCTACGAACAACCTGCACTTGTAAGTTGGGTTTCAACCGAAGACGATAGTTATTTGTATAAACCTGTAAAATACGAATTAGGAAAAGGCACACTCATGATTTCAATGATTGAGGCCGAAACTAGCGAAGTTGTTTGGCGTGGGTATGCTACAGGTATTTTTAATAAAGCATCTTCAAAGAAAAATTATTTTAAGAGTATTGTACGAAATATCTTTGACCAGTATCCACTTTTCGCAACCAACGAAAAGTCTATTAGTTTTAGGGAAAATAGCCGCTATTGAATATCTTAGCGGCTATTACTCAAATATTTTTAGAAAAGAATGCTAACAGTTTACGGAATTCCAAATTGTGATACAGTAAAAAAAGCCCTTACTTGGCTCAAAGACCATAACATTGCTTTCGAGTTTCATGATTATAAAAAGAAAGGTATCACGCCCGAGAAACTCGAAGAATGGCTTACTCAGGTTCCTTACGATAAACTTGTCAATCGAGCAGGCACTACATTCAAAAAACTCACCGAAGAAGAAAAAGCAAACATTACAGATAATGCTTCTGCAATTGCATTGATGCTTGAAAAGACTTCAGTTATTAAACGTCCAATTGTAGAATCAGATAAGATTTTAGCAATGGGATTTAAGGCTGAAGATTATGAAGAAGTATTTGGTTAAATGCCGTACTTCTCCACTCTTCTATAAAGAGCCTGTCGAGTGAGTCCCATTTCTCTTGCTGCTTCAGTGATATTTCCATTGAATTTTTTCAATGTCTTAATAATCAGCATCTTCTCTACTTCTTCCAATTGGTAAGTTTGGTCGAATGAAGGTGCTGTTTCTTGTCTAGCCTCAAAGAAAAAATCTTCAGGCTGAAGAGCTGCTCCTTGCGAAAGGATAACGGCACGCTCAACGGCGTGTTGAAGTTCACGCACATTGCCTGCCCAATGATAGCGTTGCAACTGTTTGGCCAAGTTAGCACTGATACTATTTACTGGACGATTGTATTTCTTTCGATAAATTTTCAAGAAATGTTCGGCTAGAGGAATAATATCTTCGGGGCGTTCACGGAGTGGTGGGAGTTTTATTTCAATAGTATTGATTCTGTACAATAAATCTTGTCGGAATGTACGTTGACCAACTCTGTCATAGATGGGTTCGTTGGTAGCACAAATCAATCGAATATCAATATTTTTAGGTTTGTTTGAACCTACTTTCGTAACATTTCTATTTTGCAAAACGGTTAAAAGTTTGGCTTGTAATGGAAGAGGAATATTGCCAATTTCATCTAAAAATATTGTTCCTCCATTAGCTTCCTCAAATCTTCCTGCACGGTCTTCTCGGGCATCAGTAAATGCCCCTTTTACGTGCCCAAAAAGCTCACTTTCAAATAAAGTTTCTGAAATTGCACCTAAATCTGAATGTACGAATGGCATTTCCGCACGATTAGATTTTTCGTGTATCAATCTGGCAATGAGGTCTTTGCCCGTTCCGTTTTCTCCCAAAATTAAAATATTGGCATCAGTATTGGCTACTCGCTCAATAGTTTCGAAAATTTTAAGCATAGCTTGGCTACTCCCAATAATTTGTGTAGAGGATGTGCTTTTTTTTGTATTAGTTACTGGTAATTTTTCACCAAGTTTTTCTTGTCGAATTTCATACGCCGATTGCATCGTTTCGAGCAGTTTGGTGTTTTCCCAAGGCTTCAAAACAAAATCTACGGCCCCTACTTTGATTGCTCGTACGGCCATTTCTACATCACCATAAGCTGTGAAAAGTACTACCGAAATGTTGGGGTCAATATCTAAAATTCGGTCGAGCCATTCAAAACCTTCTTTGCCAGTATTTACATCACGCGTGAAGTTCATGTCGAGCAAGACTACATCGTATTGTCCGTTATTAATTAAAAATGGAATTCTTTCGGGGTTTTTCTCAATATCTACTTGGCTAAAGTGGCGTTTTAAGAATAACTTAGCTGCACTTAGTACATCAACATCATCATCAATTATTAAGAGTTTCGACATAGTTTTATAGGTTTTTAGCTATCAGCCATTGGCTTTTAGCGAGAAAGACATTGAAATTGTCACAGAATGAGTTTTGTTTCAAAAGAAACTTCAATAATGCTTGTTTGATTACGAATGTAATTAATTCAGCTATTAATTTTTGATATAAAAATAACTAAATGATAAGAACTAATAGCCAAATGTTTATTTAATCTACGGCAAAAATTATTCCGTTACTTGTTCCTACTAATTTACTTTTGCTAATTGTTTGATAATTAGGCGGTTGTGAGATAATTTAATTTTTAGATGAAAAACCTGTAAGATATATTCCGTCCGACAACGTACAAAGTATGTCCGAAAACGGACAGTTTAAAATAAATAATATTTTGTAAGTATCTGATAATGAATGCTTTGTGTTTTTGGCATAGCTTTGGAATGTTGTAGATGTAAATACTTTTAAAGATATACAAATAAGTATTTTTCGAGAATTTAGTATTTTAATAAAATTTAATAGTTGCAAGAACAATAAGCTTTAAGAACTAAAAGCCTAAATTAAAACAATGGACAGACAGATACAGAAAAAGTTTTGGAATACACAACGTATAGCAATGATTAGCGGAGGTGCGTTATTAACCATCTTTTTGGTGTGGCAATTCGCCTTTGCTGATAAACGTTCAAAACTCAATGTTGAAAAAGATAAACTTACGGTATCGACAGTTACCCAAGGTGATTTCGATGAATTTATTGTAGTAACTGGCGTTGTCTTGCCATTGAAAACCATTCGTTTGGATGCCATCGTAGGAGGTTATGTAAAAGAAAAAGTAGTTGATGGTGGAAATATGGTGAAACAAGGACAAGTAATTTTGAAGCTTGAAAATCAAAATTTAAAACTTAGTTTCTTGCAATCAGAAACAGAGGCGAGCCGATTGGTAAATGACCTCCAAAATACACGTCAACGATTGAAAGTTGAAAAGTTTACGATTCGCCAAACAATTAATGACCTCGATTATCAAATTGACCAAGCAAAAGACTTATACGATAGAAATAAAAAGCTCAATAATGATAAAGTAATTGCGGAGTCAGAATTCTTGAAGTCGAAACGTGACTATGAAAAATTAATGAAACAACGTGAAATCACGTTCGAGTCCTCAAAATATCAAGAAGAAAATGCCACAATGCAAATAAAGCAATTGGAAGGAACGCTTGAAAGAACGCAAAAAAATGTTCAATTATGGCGTGAAACGCTCGAAAACTTAGTAGTGAAAGCTCCAGTTGGCGGTTTACTTTCAAGCATTGATGTAGAAGTGGGCTCAAATATTAATCAAGGGCAAAATATCGGACAAATTGATGATTTGAATGGTTTTAAGATGCGTGTGGATATTGATGAGCATTATATTTCAAGAATTTTTGCTGGCCTAGGAGGTTCTTTTGAGTTCAATGGAAAAGATTATGCTCTAGAAATTACGAAAATTTATCCAGAAGTTCGCAATGGCCGTTTTCAAGTAGATATGATTTTTTCTAAGGGTGTTCCAGAAGGAATCAAACGTGGACAATCATCACCCATTCGTTTAGAATTAGGCAAAGCAACCAAAGCAATACTTTTACCAGTAGGAGGTTTCTTCTCAGATACTGGCGGAAACTGGGTGTATGTTTTAGATAAATCGGGCAAAAAAGCATCTAAACGTAAGATTACATTAGGCCGTAAAAATCCAGAATATTTTGAAGTTTTGGAAGGCTTACAAGTAGGCGAACAGGTAATTACAAGTTCATACGAAAACTTTGGAGAAAACGAAGTTTTGAGCTTCTAGCGTACGACTATTGGCAAATTTACAGTTAAGTTTAAATAATTTGAAACAAAAATAAGGCAAAAAGCAAAGAGGTATATCGCCCCAAGCTAATAGCCAAAAGCTAATAAAATGATAAAAACTACCAACCTTCAGAAAGTATTTACAACTGAGGAAGTTGAAACAACTGCCCTCAACGGAATTTCGATTGAAATAAAAGATGGTGAATTTGTAGCCATTATGGGGCCATCTGGCTGTGGTAAGTCAACATTACTAAATATCTTGGGCTTGCTTGATAATCCATCGGGTGGAAGCTATGATTTTTATGGCAATGAAGTAGCTACTATGTCGGAGCGTCAGCGTGCTTCGCTTCGTAAAGGGTCTATCGGATTCGTATTTCAAAGTTTCAATTTGATTGATGAATTAACAGTTTACGAAAACGTTGAACTTCCATTGTTATATTTAAAGACTCCTGCTGACGAACGTAAGCAAAAAGTAGAAACCGCTCTCGAGCGTATGAACATGATGCACCGACGAAACCATTTTCCACAACAACTTTCGGGTGGTCAGCAGCAGCGTGTAGCCATCGCTCGTGCGGTAGTAGCCAAGCCAAAAATGATTTTAGCCGATGAGCCTACTGGTAATTTAGATTCATCAAATGGCGAAGAAGTAATGAAGCTTTTGCAAGAACTTAACAATGAGGGCACAACGATAGTAATGGTTACGCACTCACCTTATGATGCAGGTTTCTCGCACCGCGTTATCAATTTGTTTGATGGAAAAGTAGTTACCGAAAACTTCCATGTATAGAATAGCTTTAGGCTATTAGCTTTTAGCTATTGATTTGAGTTTACTTCAACTAATTTATAACTGCTCTTTAGCTAGTTTGCTAAAAGCTAATTGCCATTGACTAAATATGTTATTTAATTATATAAAAATTGCATTTCGAAACCTCATTCGAAACAAAGTATATAGCTTCATCAATATTGTTGGTTTGGCTATGGGTATATCGGCATTTTTATTTATTCTAGAATACATTAGCCTTGAGAAAAGTGTGAATAAATTTCATGCGAACCTACCCAACATCTATCGTTTGCTTAATCAGAATCCTCAGGGGGTAACTTGGGCCGATATGGAGCCGGGTTGGGCTCTGAAAGCAAAAGAGAGTTTTCCGGAGGTAAAAGATTTCTGCCGTTTTGAGCAAGGTGTAACCAAAGGAGTAGTAAAACGTGCCAATAGCAGAAGCGAACCATTTAGAGAAGCGGGTATTGGTTTTGCTGAAGGAAATTTCTTTGAGTTCTTTAGTTTTCCTCTATTAGAAGGTAATGCGAAATCATTGGCGAAGCCCAATGTAGTTTTTATTTCTGAATCAAGTGCGAAGAAATATTTTGGAAAGGAAAACCCTATGGGGCAAATACTCATACTTGATAATCAGTTCGGTAACGCATCTTATACGGTTGAAGGTGTATTTGCTGATATGCTTGATAACTCAGATATTCGATATGATATGGTGTTTTCGCTCGAAACACTTAAAAATCCAGCCAATCTGAAGGATAATAGTTGGGCGAGATTGGATAATTTAGATTCCCAGTACATTAGTACGTACTTTCTACTTAATGAGGGCGTAAATGTGAAAAATTTTGAGAAGAAACTCACAAATCTTCGCCAAAAATTAGGTAAAGAAAATGATGGAGTGATTTTTAGATTACAAGCCTTAGCGAATATTCATTTAGGAGAATCTTTTTCCGATACCCTCCGAACAACAGGTAATATTAAATATGTGTATATGTTAGGCGGAATTGCCTTTCTGATACTTATTATTGCTTGGTTTAATTACATCAATATTTCAACAGCTAATTCATTAAAACGTGCCAACGAGATTGGGGTAAGAAAAGTAATAGGGGCTAAACAGTCTGATTTACTCAAACAATTTTTGGCAGAATCATTACTTACAAACCTCTTAGGTTTTGGGGTATCGCTTTTATTGGTTATTATTCTACAGCCAGTATTTAATGATTTAATTGAAAAAAAGCTTTCATTTACGACTCTTCAATTTTCAAAAGATTGGATGATAGGTGTTGGACTATTGGCTTTGGGTTCAATTGGTTCGGGTGTACTAACTGCTTATTTTCTATCTTCGTTTAGCCCAGTAGAAACACTGAAAGGAAAATTTAATAAGTATTCGAAAGGGGTATTACTTCGTAAATCATTGGTTGTTTCACAGTTTGCAATTTCAATCATCTTGATTTTAGCAACTTGTATAATTTATCGACAACTGCAATTCATGCAGCAAAAAGATTTAGGTATGAATGTTAGTCAACTCTTGGTGATAAGAGGTGCAGAAGTTGGTAAAGATAGTACTTATAAAACTCGTAAAGACGCATTTATTAATACTATTTCGCAGCAAAGCTATGTAAAAGATTATGCACTTTCGGGTAGCGTGCCGAGTAGTTGGTATAATTTCATGACTACTGGTCTTACTCAACCTAATTCGAAGCAAGGAGATGAACAAAAGACCTATGCTTTTGCAATTATCGGTGATAGATATTTACAAACCTATGGAATAAAATTAAAAGTGGGCAGAAATTTCACGCACGATGAATGTGATGTTGAATGGAATCAGAATAGTAAAGTGATGTTGAATGAAAGTGCAGTTGAGGCTTTAGGTTTCAAGACTCCAGAAGAGGCTATTCGAACAAAAATTCAATGGGATGAGCGTGTGCTTGAAGTAATAGGTGTAGTAAAAGATTATAATCACATGGGTGTTCAGCGAGCAATTGACCCAGTGATATTCTATCCACAAAATAGTAGTTCATACTTTACGCTTAAGCTTTCTTCTAACGAAATTCAATCAAAAGTAGCAAGTTTAGAGAAAATCTATAAGACTTATTTTGAGGGAAATCCGTACGAATACTTCTTTGTGGATGATAATTTTAATCGACAATACCTTTCTGAAGAGCAATATACTAAAATCTTTACAACTGCCTCGGTTTGGGCAATTATCATCGCTTGCTTAGGTCTTTTTGGCTTAGCCACTTTCACCGCTGAAAGCAGAACTAAAGAAATTGGCGTGCGAAAGGTTTTAGGGGCTTCGGTGGTGAGTATCATTACGCTTTTATCAAAAGATTTCCTTAAGTTGGTGTTTATTGCTATTGTGGTAGCCAGCCCTATAGCATACTATTTTATGAATCAATGGCTGCAAGACTTTGCTTATAAGGCTGAAATCTCATGGTGGCTGTTTGCCATTGGAGGGGGCGTTGCCGTAATCATTGCTTTATTTACGGTGAGTTTTCAAGCCATTAAGGCCGCCCTGCTGAATCCTGTAAAATCACTCAAGACGGAATAAACTTCCGTAGAGACAAGCCATAGCCTATCTACACATTAAAAAATACAAAATTATGATACGCAATTACTTTAAAACAGCTTGGAGAAATCTCCTCAAAAATAAAACCTTTAGCTCTATTAATATTATTGGGTTGGCAGTGAGTATGTCGGTATGTTTATTAATACTTTCAATCATTGCTGAGCAAAAGAGTTATGACCAATTCCATCAAAATAAAGACCGAATCTATCGTATTTTATCTACTAGAAAGAATAATAGTCAGATGAAGGATATGGCTTCATCGGCGTTACCGTTGGGTGAAGAATTACGCAAGAATTATACAGGGGTAGACGCATCGGCAAGCTTAGTAAGAAACATTGGAGGAGATATTTTTTATAATGATAAAATAGCTTCAGGTGGTGGATATTTTACAGATGGTAATTTATTTAAAATATTAGATTTTAAGCTGGCTGCTGGTGATGCTGCAACTGCTTTGGAAAATCCTCGCTCATTAGTCATTAGCGAAGAGCTTGCCTCCCAACTGTTTTATAATGAGAATCCGATTGGGAAAATCGTTAATTTCAAAAATACCGATTTGAGTCCAACAGGGATAGACAACGGAAACAGAGAAACAGAATATGGACTTTTTACGATTACAGGTGTTTTGAAACCCGTTGAAGGTAAAACACATCTTCCATTCAAAATATTGGCTTCACTTAGCACGCTTAATGCACTTGCTAAAGATTCGATAGTAAATTATAAGATGAATGACTGGGGTAATATTTGGTCAAATTATACCTATGTATTGATGCAAAAAGGGAAAAGTGAGGCCGATTTACAACAAATTTTAAATAAGGTATCCGATAAATATTTCCCAAAGGGCGAAACAAATCAATATGCGTTTAAGGCTCAATCTATTACCGAAATTACTCCAGGTAGTGCTATTGGAAATGAAACGCACATTTCAATACCCAAAATAGTCTTAGTGATTCTAGGCGTATTATGTTTAATAGTAATGTTATCGGCCTGTTTAAATTACACTAATCTTTCGGTGGCAAGGTCATTGACTCGAGCTAAAGAGGTGGGGGTAAGAAAAGTTTCAGGGGCCACTCGTAATCAAATATTTGGACAGTTTATTGCTGAATCTGTATTAATATCATTGGTTTCATTGGTTTTTTCTATTGTTATTTTGTTTGTTCTTCAATCACTTTTCGCAAACTTGGTTGTTAACAAATACCTAAACATTACATTTTCTCAGAATATTTCTCTTTACTTAATATTTATTGCCTTTAGTATTTTAGTAGGTGTTGTAGCGGGTATTTTACCATCTATTTATATTTCGGCTTTCAACCCAATTCAGATTTTAAAAAACTTTAGTGGTGTAAAAATCTTCAAGCGTCTTACAATCCGTAAAGCCTTGCTAGTCGTACAATTTTCGGTTTCATTGATTTTTATTATTTCAACAACATTAATCTACCTTCAAACAGACCGAATTTTCAATTTTGATTATGGTTTTAATAAAGAAAATGTAGTAAACGTAAATCTCTATAAACAAGAAAACTATAAGCGATTTGCCCAAGCTATTGCTACAAATAAAGATGTTGTATCTGTTTCGGCTTGTATGTTTTTGCCAGCTACTGGTATGCAAAATGGCACAATTATAAAGAAATCTGATAGTCCGAAAGATAGTTTACAAGTTAATTTTATTGATATAGATGCTAAGTGCGTAGATGTATGGGGATTGAAACTTGTGGCGGGTAAAAACCTACCTGAGATTCCAAGTACTAATGGCGAAAAATATACACTTATCAATGAGAAAATGGTGAGTAATTTTAAGTTAGGAACTCCTAAGCAGGCAATCGGCCAACGTATTTTGGTAGATGGCAATAACTTAGAAATTGTGGGTGTTGTAAAAGACTTTCAGTACCTCGATGTTATGCGTGCTATCGAGCCTCTGATGCTCCGTAATCGTCAATCAGAATTTAATTTCGCAACTATCAGAATCAACGGAAATAACCAAACAGAAACGCTTAAATTCCTTGAAGCTACTTGGAAAAAGGTAAATCCAATGACAAGGTTTGAATATGAGTTTTTCGACCAAGAATTATTACTAATTCATACAATGTTTAGCAATATAGCCAATGTATTAGGTTTCATCGCATTCTTGGCTGTTTTCATTTCTTGCTTGGGTTTGCTTGGTATGGCCGCCTACACCGCCGAAACTCGTCGTAAAGAAATGGGCATCAGAAAAGTTTTAGGCTCAGGTGTGTTTCAGATAATTATGTTGTTATCAAAAAGCTATATGATTTTGCTTGGAGTTGCCGTGTTTATTGCTACCCCATTGGCTTATTTTATTAATACTTTATGGCTTGATTTCTTTGTCTCAAGGGTTTCAATAAGTCCTGCCGTAATAGGCTTTAGTATATTTATTTTATTGCTGATAAGTATTTTAACGGTAATTTCTCAGTCTTGGCGAGCAGCTAGGGTAAACCCAGTAGAGTCATTGAAAACGGAATAATATCTTGGTAATTATTACAAATACATCAGTTTCCCAGTAAACAATCAAAAAACCATGATACGCAATTATTTAAAAATCGCTTGGAGAAATATTTTGAAGAATAAGTTATATAGCTTTATCAATATTTTTGGTCTAGCTATTGGTCTTACCTGTTTTTTGTTGATAACACTTTATGTTGTTGATGAACTTAGTTATGACCGTCAGTTTAAAGATGCAGAGCGAATTTATCGTATCAATTCTGATATTAAGTTTGGAGGAGCTGAGCAACGAATGGCAGTGAGTTCTGACCCATTTGGGGCAATACTAAAAAAAGATTATGCGGAGGTTGAGCAGTATGTTCGCCTTTATGCCAATAATAGTCGTAGATTTATCAAAAAAGGTAATGAATTTTTGGTTGAAAATAATTGCTTGCACGCAGATTCTACACTTTTAGATGTTTTTCCTTTGAATATCATAGAAGGTGATTCGAGAAGGATTTTGACTGAACCTAACACGCTTGTTATTAGTCAAACCGCTGCTAAAAAATATTTTGGAAATGCTTCAGCTTTGGGTAAAACATTGACAATAGGAATCAATAACCCTATTGAATATAAAATTACAGCGGTTTATGAAGATATGCCTTCTAATATCCATTTTCAGACTGATATGTTTTTCCCATTCAAGAATATCAATGATTATAAATTTGATAATTTCTTGAATCATAATTTTTATACTTATATAAAACTTCGAAAAGGAGTTGATTATAAGGAGTTTGAAAAGAAATTTGATGTAGTGATTGATAAGTATATTTTACCACAAGCAAAGGTGTTCATGGATATTAATAGCATGGAAGACTTCAAAAAAGGTGGTAATTATTTGAAATATTCACTTACGCCGCTGTTGGATATTCACTTAAAATCTGACCGAATTTACGAGCTAAGTCCCAACGGCGATATTCAATATGTGTATATTTTTTCAGTAGTAGCCTTGTTTTTATTACTGATTGCGTGTATAAACTTTATGAATTTAAGTACGGCTCGTTCGGCCAATCGTGCCAAAGAAGTAGGAATTCGTAAGGTAATGGGTACCCAACGAAATAGTCTTATTATACAATTTATGTCAGAGTCTGTACTTACTAGCTATTTAGCTTTTATGATTGCTCTTACAATTGCTATTTTGTTGATTCCCTACTTTAATGATATTGCAGGAAAACAATTTACTATTCAGTCGCTTTTTCAGGTACAATATCTACCGTTTTTAATTCTTTTACCTATGGCTGTTGGAGTTTTGGCGGGCTATTATCCTTCGTTTTTCTTGTCATCTTTCCGTCCTATCGAGGTATTGAAAAGTAAACTTAATGCCAATTACCGTCGTTCAAACTTTCGAAATACTTTAGTTACATTTCAATTTGTCACCTCGTTGGTTTTGGTTATTTCAACCTTTATCATTTATCGTCAACTCAATTATATTCAAAATAAAAACTTGGGTTTCTCGAAAGACCAAATTTTAGTGGTCACGGGCACTTCTTCCTTAC harbors:
- a CDS encoding ABC transporter permease, with the protein product MLFNYIKIAFRNLIRNKVYSFINIVGLAMGISAFLFILEYISLEKSVNKFHANLPNIYRLLNQNPQGVTWADMEPGWALKAKESFPEVKDFCRFEQGVTKGVVKRANSRSEPFREAGIGFAEGNFFEFFSFPLLEGNAKSLAKPNVVFISESSAKKYFGKENPMGQILILDNQFGNASYTVEGVFADMLDNSDIRYDMVFSLETLKNPANLKDNSWARLDNLDSQYISTYFLLNEGVNVKNFEKKLTNLRQKLGKENDGVIFRLQALANIHLGESFSDTLRTTGNIKYVYMLGGIAFLILIIAWFNYINISTANSLKRANEIGVRKVIGAKQSDLLKQFLAESLLTNLLGFGVSLLLVIILQPVFNDLIEKKLSFTTLQFSKDWMIGVGLLALGSIGSGVLTAYFLSSFSPVETLKGKFNKYSKGVLLRKSLVVSQFAISIILILATCIIYRQLQFMQQKDLGMNVSQLLVIRGAEVGKDSTYKTRKDAFINTISQQSYVKDYALSGSVPSSWYNFMTTGLTQPNSKQGDEQKTYAFAIIGDRYLQTYGIKLKVGRNFTHDECDVEWNQNSKVMLNESAVEALGFKTPEEAIRTKIQWDERVLEVIGVVKDYNHMGVQRAIDPVIFYPQNSSSYFTLKLSSNEIQSKVASLEKIYKTYFEGNPYEYFFVDDNFNRQYLSEEQYTKIFTTASVWAIIIACLGLFGLATFTAESRTKEIGVRKVLGASVVSIITLLSKDFLKLVFIAIVVASPIAYYFMNQWLQDFAYKAEISWWLFAIGGGVAVIIALFTVSFQAIKAALLNPVKSLKTE
- a CDS encoding ABC transporter permease; protein product: MIRNYFKTAWRNLLKNKTFSSINIIGLAVSMSVCLLILSIIAEQKSYDQFHQNKDRIYRILSTRKNNSQMKDMASSALPLGEELRKNYTGVDASASLVRNIGGDIFYNDKIASGGGYFTDGNLFKILDFKLAAGDAATALENPRSLVISEELASQLFYNENPIGKIVNFKNTDLSPTGIDNGNRETEYGLFTITGVLKPVEGKTHLPFKILASLSTLNALAKDSIVNYKMNDWGNIWSNYTYVLMQKGKSEADLQQILNKVSDKYFPKGETNQYAFKAQSITEITPGSAIGNETHISIPKIVLVILGVLCLIVMLSACLNYTNLSVARSLTRAKEVGVRKVSGATRNQIFGQFIAESVLISLVSLVFSIVILFVLQSLFANLVVNKYLNITFSQNISLYLIFIAFSILVGVVAGILPSIYISAFNPIQILKNFSGVKIFKRLTIRKALLVVQFSVSLIFIISTTLIYLQTDRIFNFDYGFNKENVVNVNLYKQENYKRFAQAIATNKDVVSVSACMFLPATGMQNGTIIKKSDSPKDSLQVNFIDIDAKCVDVWGLKLVAGKNLPEIPSTNGEKYTLINEKMVSNFKLGTPKQAIGQRILVDGNNLEIVGVVKDFQYLDVMRAIEPLMLRNRQSEFNFATIRINGNNQTETLKFLEATWKKVNPMTRFEYEFFDQELLLIHTMFSNIANVLGFIAFLAVFISCLGLLGMAAYTAETRRKEMGIRKVLGSGVFQIIMLLSKSYMILLGVAVFIATPLAYFINTLWLDFFVSRVSISPAVIGFSIFILLLISILTVISQSWRAARVNPVESLKTE
- a CDS encoding ABC transporter permease, coding for MIRNYLKIAWRNILKNKLYSFINIFGLAIGLTCFLLITLYVVDELSYDRQFKDAERIYRINSDIKFGGAEQRMAVSSDPFGAILKKDYAEVEQYVRLYANNSRRFIKKGNEFLVENNCLHADSTLLDVFPLNIIEGDSRRILTEPNTLVISQTAAKKYFGNASALGKTLTIGINNPIEYKITAVYEDMPSNIHFQTDMFFPFKNINDYKFDNFLNHNFYTYIKLRKGVDYKEFEKKFDVVIDKYILPQAKVFMDINSMEDFKKGGNYLKYSLTPLLDIHLKSDRIYELSPNGDIQYVYIFSVVALFLLLIACINFMNLSTARSANRAKEVGIRKVMGTQRNSLIIQFMSESVLTSYLAFMIALTIAILLIPYFNDIAGKQFTIQSLFQVQYLPFLILLPMAVGVLAGYYPSFFLSSFRPIEVLKSKLNANYRRSNFRNTLVTFQFVTSLVLVISTFIIYRQLNYIQNKNLGFSKDQILVVTGTSSLRDNNHVFKEEVKKMAGVKNATFAGFLPVANSSRTDNTFSKEALFNTQNSFNMQAWEIDEDYIPTLDMKVLQGRNFSKVFSTDSSAVIINEKAAKMIGYDNPIGKKLYINNGNINDVKALTIIGVVKNFHYESMRESVGPLCFRYGKSAWVTAFKINTDEPQTLVKQIEAKWKTFAPEIPFNYHFMNESFDEMYRAEQRIGTIAMVFSLLTVFIACLGLFGLITYIAEQRTKEIGVRKVLGASVWSIVQLLSKDFLKLVCLAFLIASPLAYYAMNIWLKSFAFRTEISIWIFLGAGVVTILIAIFTVSLQSMKAALMNPIKSLKSE